In Gadus chalcogrammus isolate NIFS_2021 chromosome 11, NIFS_Gcha_1.0, whole genome shotgun sequence, a single window of DNA contains:
- the LOC130391631 gene encoding apolipoprotein D-like, with protein MGLEEKMKALQGMSLALALLAILEASAQVLVAGKCPRPAVVQFFDASRYLGKWYEIQKLPVLFQQGECATATYSRQGTGGDMEVLIKELLADGSTYAYVGSAMVTNSSEPAKMEVYYSPTSLPSPYWVLATDYYGHALAFGCIDYGLFHAQFAWVLSRQPTLVRKTLKDLQDLLASGGVNVDKMTPTNQNKAFCRAMV; from the exons ATGG GTCtggaggagaagatgaaggCCCTCCAGGGAAtgtctctggctctggctctgctgGCCATCCTGGAGGCTAGCGCTCAGGTGTTGGTGGCTGGGAAATGCCCCCGGCCTGCTGTGGTCCAGTTCTTTGATGCGTCCAGG TACCTGGGCAAGTGGTATGAGATCCAGAAGCTGCCAGTTCTCTTCCAGCAGGGAGAGTGTGCCACTGCGACCTACAGCCGCCAGGGTACTGGTGGAGATATGGAAgtcctcatcaaagagctgct CGCTGATGGCAGCACCTACGCTTACGTTGGCTCTGCCATGGTTACCAACTCATCAGAGCCGGCCAAGATGGAGGTCTACTACTCTCCAA CCTCTCTCCCCAGCCCCTACTGGGTGCTAGCCACGGACTACTACGGCCACGCCTTGGCATTCGGCTGCATCGACTACGGCCTTTTCCACGCCCAGTTCGCCTGGGTCCTGAGCCGGCAGCCCACCCTGGTGAGGAAGACCCTTAAGGACCTTCAGGACCTCCTGGCCTCCGGGGGCGTCAACGTGGACAAGATGACCCCCACCAACCAGAACAAAGCCTTCTGCCGGGCCATGGTTTAg
- the LOC130392176 gene encoding uncharacterized protein LOC130392176 has protein sequence MSPVLLSERSRGSARGGRIGACVAAHTPLRISPVGSDNPDIRQSKDRGSNCYSGSAELASETVVGGDNANALFTTAATPAAQGSVVPGSGGNFSSPPRTSGSLGLARERMNLTSCGLPQNVIMTIQSARAPSTRTVYEAKWRVFEDWCTSTHEVPFQCSVDTVLIFLQSLFDKGRAFSTLKVYLAAISACHVGINGKTVGQHPLVCRFLRGARRLRPVSKPLSPGWDLPLVLGALSGPPFEPLSEVDAKTLSLKTALLMALVSTKRVGDLHALSVHSSCMQFGSGDSKVSLRPNPAYVPKVMDTSYSCLSMEFSAFYPPPFTSEEQRRMHTLCPVRALRAYVSRTLSFRKADQLFVSWSGPHKGKPITKQRLSRWVVEAIALAYSAKGLEAPVGLHAHSTRGVATSWALFKGVSLQEVCESASWASPTTFMRFYRLDVTAPRLAHAVLSVTSGGAQGALS, from the coding sequence aTGTCCCCTGTTCTTCTCTCTGAACGATCCAGAGGCTCCGCTCGGGGTGGACGCATTGGCGCATGCGTGGCCGCGCACACTCCTTTACGCATTTCCCCCGTTGGCTCTGATAACCCCGACATTAGACAGAGTAAGGACCGAGGGTCTAATTGCTATTCTGGTAGCGCCGAATTGGCCTCAGAAACAGTGGTTGGCGGAGATAACGCAAATGCTTTATTCACAACCGCTGCAACTCCCGCTGCGCAGGGATCTGTTGTCCCAGGCTCGGGGGGAAATTTTTCATCCCCACCCAGAACGTCTGGCTCTCTGGGCTTGGCCCGTGAAAGGATGAATCTTACGTCATGTGGCCTGCCACAGAATGTTATAATGACCATCCAAAGCGCGAGGGCGCCTTCGACGCGTACTGTGTATGAGGCTAAATGGCGTGTCTTTGAAGATTGGTGTACTTCTACTCATGAAGTCCCCTTCCAGTGTTCTGTTGATACTGTGTTGATATTTCTACAGTCTCTCTTTGACAAGGGGAGGGCGTTTTCTACGCTGAAGGTGTATCTCGCTGCCATATCAGCATGTCACGTGGGTATTAACGGCAAGACGGTGGGACAGCATCCCTTGGTCTGTCGTTTCCTACGGGGAGCACGTCGTTTGCGCCCTGTGTCAAAGCCTCTATCACCTGGGTGGGATTTACCACTGGTGTTGGGGGCTTTATCGGGGCCTCCTTTTGAACCATTGTCGGAAGTGGACGCGAAAACGCTTTCCCTTAAGACGGCGTTGCTCATGGCGTTAGTTTCAACAAAGCGAGTTGGTGATCTACACGCTTTGTCGGTGCATTCGTCGTGTATGCAGTTTGGCTCTGGAGACTCTAAGGTGTCGCTGCGGCCGAATCCGGCGTATGTTCCTAAAGTCATGGACACGTCTTACTCGTGCCTTTCCATGGAGTTTAGTGCTTTCTACCCTCCACCGTTCACCTCTGAGGAGCAACGGCGGATGCACACGTTGTGTCCTGTACGCGCTCTGAGAGCTTATGTGTCAAGGACTCTATCGTTTAGGAAGGCGGATCAATTGTTCGTTTCATGGTCTGGCCCTCACAAGGGTAAACCTATCACAAAACAGCGTTTATCACGCTGGGTTGTTGAGGCTATAGCTTTGGCTTATTCAGCAAAAGGGCTGGAGGCGCCTGTTGGTTTGCATGCGCATTCAACAAGGGGCGTTGCCACGTCGTGGGCCTTGTTTAAAGGGGTTTCGTTGCAGGAGGTGTGCGAATCCGCTTCTTGGGCTTCACCCACTACGTTCATGAGGTTTTACCGACTTGACGTTACTGCGCCTCGCTTGGCTCACGCTGTTTTGAGTGTGACCTCAGGGGGAGCGCAGGGCGCTCTGTCATGA